The following are from one region of the Synechococcus sp. CBW1108 genome:
- a CDS encoding DUF3318 domain-containing protein, translating into MSELQRLKGLLPPELQSWVFVEAAASVDPPLITIEEIGRDEVEIQIDLEKWDALALDHRNLLFWHEVGRIQNDAVPRDGWEMAALAIGLGGAIGELWVQDGLLLVMAMGLSGFAGYRIYLKNNSEKRLQDAVSADERAIDLATRFGYSLPNAYKSLGGALKELVEQTRKKKKRAFYEDRLEALRKSAGKARAEMAQQHGSRQSVTSENVYG; encoded by the coding sequence ATGAGCGAACTCCAGCGGCTGAAAGGGCTGCTGCCCCCTGAATTGCAGAGCTGGGTGTTTGTGGAAGCGGCGGCGTCCGTGGATCCGCCCCTGATCACCATCGAAGAGATCGGCCGCGACGAAGTGGAGATCCAGATCGATCTGGAGAAGTGGGACGCCCTGGCGCTCGACCACCGCAACCTGCTCTTCTGGCATGAGGTGGGGCGCATCCAGAACGACGCCGTGCCCCGCGACGGCTGGGAGATGGCGGCCCTGGCCATCGGCCTGGGTGGGGCCATTGGGGAGTTGTGGGTGCAGGACGGCCTGCTGCTGGTGATGGCCATGGGCCTCTCCGGCTTCGCCGGCTACCGCATCTATCTCAAGAACAATTCTGAAAAGCGCCTGCAGGACGCCGTCTCCGCCGATGAGCGGGCGATCGACCTGGCCACCCGCTTTGGCTACTCCCTGCCCAATGCCTACAAGAGCCTAGGCGGCGCCCTCAAGGAGCTGGTGGAGCAGACCCGCAAGAAGAAGAAGCGGGCCTTCTATGAAGACCGGCTCGAGGCCCTGCGCAAGAGTGCCGGCAAGGCCCGTGCCGAAATGGCCCAGCAACATGGTTCCCGCCAATCCGTCACCAGTGAAAATGTCTATGGTTGA
- the rsfS gene encoding ribosome silencing factor, which translates to MVEAPNRQELTSEQLAQLAAEACDDRKAVDIRLIRVDEVSSLADWFVIASGLSDVQVRAIARSVEDQIEAATGRLPLRREGQKEGRWLLLDYGDLIVHMLTPSERTYYDLESFWGHGQQVRFVSSTPAVIS; encoded by the coding sequence ATGGTTGAAGCTCCCAATAGACAAGAGCTCACCAGCGAGCAGCTGGCCCAGCTGGCCGCCGAGGCCTGCGACGATCGCAAGGCGGTAGACATCCGCCTGATCCGGGTGGATGAAGTGTCGTCTTTGGCCGACTGGTTTGTGATAGCCAGTGGCCTTTCCGACGTGCAGGTGCGCGCCATCGCCCGCTCGGTGGAAGATCAGATCGAGGCGGCCACTGGCAGGCTGCCCCTGCGCCGGGAGGGGCAGAAGGAGGGCCGCTGGCTGCTGCTCGATTACGGCGATTTGATCGTGCACATGCTCACCCCCAGTGAACGCACCTACTACGACCTGGAATCCTTCTGGGGCCACGGTCAACAGGTGCGCTTCGTAAGCTCCACACCTGCTGTGATTTCCTGA
- a CDS encoding CGLD27 family protein, translating to MQCPVPPEQRPLREYEQLLESWFFVWPAHNFNELVRPLATSWLLLAPLTVLVASGSWVMRHHPAQLVLAGLVAAVALPILLLVRQWLGWTYVHRRLLSERVEYEESGWYDGQVWEKPLAWRQQDLLVAQHQVQPVLRRLQQAAMLAVILALLGASLCQAL from the coding sequence ATGCAGTGCCCGGTGCCGCCTGAGCAACGGCCCCTGCGGGAATACGAGCAGCTGCTGGAGTCGTGGTTCTTTGTCTGGCCCGCCCACAACTTCAACGAGCTGGTCCGCCCCCTGGCCACCAGCTGGCTGCTGCTGGCCCCCCTCACCGTGCTGGTGGCCAGTGGCAGCTGGGTGATGCGCCATCACCCGGCCCAGCTGGTGCTGGCCGGCCTGGTGGCGGCGGTGGCTCTGCCAATCCTGCTGCTGGTACGCCAGTGGCTCGGTTGGACCTATGTGCACCGGCGCCTGCTCTCCGAACGGGTGGAATACGAGGAGTCGGGCTGGTACGACGGCCAGGTGTGGGAAAAGCCCCTGGCCTGGCGCCAACAGGACCTACTGGTCGCCCAGCACCAGGTACAGCCGGTGCTGAGACGGCTGCAGCAGGCAGCGATGCTGGCGGTGATCCTGGCCCTGCTCGGGGCGAGCCTCTGTCAGGCTCTCTGA
- a CDS encoding asparaginase translates to MTLSSSFGGSARGDSPARGASSARGGVPPLEVRLLRDGIPESRHRVHAVVCDGRGRVLMRAGDPQQLSFVRSALKPFQASVFVSSGAADHCNCGERGLAIACASHAGRAIHAREAFKLLWGAELEAEQLQCPVPAAGSSPLEHNCSGKHAAFLATCRQLGWSRESYLQIAHPLQQEVLKRVGDLLALPAAELLTARDDCGAPTLQLQLAQMALLYAHLGAGSQADLERLSRAMLAHPELVAGEGRFDTELMRRGHGQVISKGGAEGIQCLSRVGAGMGVAIKVEDGSSRAKHAVALHLLEQLDWLTPMTLEELGNRFLQPAPHLRLKVIGELRFD, encoded by the coding sequence GTGACCCTGTCCTCCAGTTTTGGTGGCTCTGCCCGCGGAGATAGCCCTGCCCGCGGAGCTAGCTCTGCCCGTGGAGGTGTTCCTCCGCTGGAAGTGCGGCTGCTGCGCGACGGTATCCCGGAGTCGCGGCATCGGGTGCACGCAGTGGTGTGTGATGGCCGGGGGCGGGTGCTGATGCGAGCCGGCGATCCCCAGCAACTGAGCTTTGTGCGCTCAGCCCTCAAACCGTTCCAGGCCAGCGTGTTTGTCAGCAGTGGCGCAGCCGACCACTGCAACTGCGGCGAGCGGGGCCTGGCGATCGCCTGTGCCAGCCATGCCGGCAGGGCCATCCACGCCCGCGAGGCCTTCAAGTTGCTCTGGGGGGCCGAGCTCGAAGCCGAGCAACTGCAGTGCCCCGTGCCTGCCGCCGGCAGCAGCCCCCTGGAGCACAACTGCTCCGGCAAGCACGCCGCCTTCCTGGCCACCTGCCGCCAGCTGGGCTGGAGCCGCGAGAGCTACCTGCAGATCGCCCACCCGCTGCAGCAGGAGGTGCTGAAGCGGGTAGGGGATCTGCTGGCCCTGCCCGCCGCCGAACTGCTCACCGCCCGCGACGACTGCGGGGCCCCCACCCTGCAGCTGCAGCTCGCCCAGATGGCCCTGCTCTACGCCCACCTGGGCGCCGGCAGCCAGGCCGATCTGGAGCGCCTCAGCCGGGCCATGCTGGCCCACCCCGAGCTGGTGGCGGGTGAGGGGCGCTTCGACACCGAACTGATGCGCCGCGGCCACGGCCAGGTGATTAGCAAGGGTGGCGCCGAGGGCATCCAGTGCCTCAGCCGCGTCGGCGCGGGCATGGGAGTGGCCATCAAGGTGGAAGACGGCTCCAGCCGGGCCAAACATGCGGTGGCGCTACACCTGCTTGAGCAGCTCGACTGGCTCACCCCCATGACCCTCGAGGAGCTAGGCAACCGTTTTCTCCAGCCAGCCCCCCACTTGCGGCTGAAGGTGATCGGCGAGCT